The segment aaatgcaGCTTTAGCACCATCTGGGTATTGTTACCATCTTCATAATCATTAGATTTAGTGCAAGAGATGTATTAATTAGTGGCACAGgaagcagaaggcaaaaaaaaaagtgtatcgcATGTGAGAGCTCATGGTCAGCACCATATGCATTTTAGCTTAGCCTCAAAAAGACCAGcaatttgagagagaaaaaaaaaacaaccaagtgCACCTCCCtacagttaaaaagaaaacttagtgtttttatttttaaattattaactaGCTTTCTTTTACCTCCAGCCAATAGAGGTCTTCTCAGCCTGTAGGATCCATCAAAGAAAGAGTGCTGGGCAATGCTGCACCCctttaaaccatgagaaaccatTGCAGAACGAGACTTAAAATCTCACAGAACAAATATGacacaagaaatagaaaaaaggaagcaTGTACCAATTTCATGGGTAGATccatttttttttgcctgtgagagaggaaattaaagaaacatGGAACATGAGAGCTGAAAGGAACCTTGGaaccttactgatttttttttttttgagagtctcactctgtcaccaggctggagtgcagtggctccatctcggttcactgaaacctctgcctccctggtttaagtgattgttgtgcctcagcctcccgagagctgggactacaggtgcgagccaccatgccaggctaatttttgtatttttggtggagatggggtttcaccatgttggccaggctggtctcgatctcctggccttgtgatctgcctgcctcggcctcccaaagtgctgggattacaggtgtgagccaccgtgctgggccaaaACCTTACTGATTTAAATGAGGTTCAGAGAGTTTGTCTGTTTCAGGTCACCTTAAAGAGTTCCTTATACCTCATAGAGTGATTGGTCTTAGGGGTCTTTAGATTTAGAAGACATTATTAAAGATTTCAGGATTGACATAAGGATTGTGGGTCCTGTGATGGGAGGGCAGTCCTCACTCATAGAATCTCATTTTCCTTTATAGAAGCCTGTCCTTGTGACCAAGGGGAGTTAGAATATTCTTCATCCTTAAAAAAGATGGTGGCACTAGCCACAGTCATATCTCTCAAAGTGGCTGGTTGTCACAGCTTTGACATTGTATTTGTCAGGTGGAAACACTTGCATCAAGAAGTAACGTGGGTGGGCTGGGTGGGCTCAAGtttgtaatcacagcattttgagaggctaagacaggaggattacttgaatctaggagttcgagaccagcatggacaacatagtgaggcattatctctacaaataacaaaaaaatttagctgggtgtggtggtgtacatctgtggtcctagccacttgggaggctgaagcaggaggatcacttgagcctaggcagtcaaggctgcagtgagctgtgattgtgccactgcactgcagccctgggcaacagaacgagaccctgtcacaaacaaacaaatgaacaaacaaacaaacaccaagaAGTGACTTGGTAATGCTTAATAGCAATGTAGTATTTATCTGCAGCAGgtttaaaaatcctttttgggccaggtgcggtagctcacatgtgtaatccaagcactctgggaggctgaggtgggcagatcacctgaggtcaggagtttgagaccagcctggtcaacatggtgaaaccccatctctactaaaaatacaaaaattagccaggtgtggtggtgggtatctgtaatcccagctattcaaaaggctgaggcaggagaattgcttgaacgtgggaagcggtggttgcagtgagccgagattgcgccattgcactccagcctgggtgacaagcgtgaaactgtctcaaacaaataaaataaaataaaaactaaaaaaaaagtctttttgtctGTGGTTAATCTTCTTGGGAGTGATGAGagtctttctgtttttgattCCACCTTGAAGTCTCAGCAAAAACCACAGAGTAGATTCTTTCTGTATATTGGAATCAGATAAGGCAATGGCTTTCAAACTCTTTTGACTGTGACCACAGTGAGAAATGGATTTGGTGCTGTGATTCAGAGAAGCtgcatttctctttatttatatatatgtatctctatTCCCAAAGACATATTGCTTTATTTGATGAAACATCATTAAAGAACACCTACCCTCACTATATGTGATGCATTCTGACATCaactattctatttcattaaaaagatCTGGTCATGCTCAGCCTGAAGATTGAGCAATACTGTGGTAAGGTGCGTCCAACTTCAGTTGTTTGACATTCAGATTAGTGTCAATTAGGAAAAACTGCTTTCTTATTTTACATACTGGCCTTGACATTTTCTATAGTATTCAGGGATTTAACCTTGAAGGTAACAGTCTTCTCCCCTGAAAACCATTAAGAAAGTCTGCCTCTTGGTCCAGGCTTCACTGAAGTCAAACCCTCTGTCCTGGTCCACATCGTGATACCCAGGTTAGTTAATGTCTCCATCCTTTGCACATCCCTGAAATTTCTAAGGATCTATGAGATACTTTATGCATTCAACATACACATTCattatattgaaaataatttggtTTCTTCTAGGTGTCTTATAGAACTCAACATACTGGGGTCTTGAAGATTGTTACTCTGATGGTGGCCGTTTGGGTGCTGGCCTTCTTAGTGAATGGGCCAATGATTCTAGTTTCAGAGTCTTGGAAGGATGAAGGTAGTGAATGTGAACCTGGATTTTTTTCGGAATGGTACATCCTTGCCATCACATCATTCTTGGAATTCGTGATCCCAGTCATCTTAGTCGCTTATTTCAACATGAATATTTATTGGAGCCTGTGGAAGCGTGATCATCTCAGTAGGTGCCAAAGCCATCCTGGACTGACTGCTGTCTCTTCCAACATCTGTGGACACTCATTCAGAGGTAGACTATCTTCAAGGAGATCTCTTTCTGCATCGACAGAAGTTCCTGCATCCTTTCattcagagagacagaggagaaagagTAGTCTCATGTTTTCCTCAAGAACCAAGATGAATAGCAATACAATTGCTTCCAAAATGGGTTCCTTCTCCCAATCAGATTCTGTAGCTCTTCACCAAAGGGAACATGTTGAACTGCTTAGAGCCAGGAGATTAGCCAAGTCACTGGCCATTCTCTTAGGGGTTTTTGCTGTTTGCTGGGCTCCATATTCTCTGTTCACAATTgtcctttcattttattcctcAGCAACAGGTCCTAAATCAGTTTGGTATAGAATTGCATTTTGGCTTCAGTGGTTCAATTCCTTTGTCAATCCTCTTTTGTATCCATTGTGTCACAAGCGCTTTCAAAAggctttcttgaaaatattttgtataaaaaagCAACCTCTACCATCACAACACAGTCGGTCAGTATCTTCTTAAAGACAATTTTCTCACCTCTGTAAATTTTAGTCTCAATCTCACCTAAATGAATCAGGTCTGCCCTTTATCTTGCCCTTTTCATTCTACCAACAGATCTGCACTTTGAAGTCAATGGTAAATTACTCCAGTGAATAATAGCAGTATAATATGACTTGataatatttttgtaaacttGTAGTCATAATAGTACTATATTCTTCTTAGTCCTCACCTCTTCCTTGTCTTTTAGATCTTAATTTCATGCTGATTACAAAaatccagttttgttttctttctatgttCCATGCATAATACAGTCTTAagtgaatttctcttttttaattttatcgtAATAGAAACTTATCCAGTTTGAAAATCATTCCCTAAAGCATGCAATAGGAAAAAGAACCTCCTGGCTGGGACTGCCCAACTCTGTTCTGATCAGTGGGTGGGTGAGGTAGGGTTTGAGTTGGCAAGAGCAGGGAACGGGCATGTGCCCAGGTGAGCTCCTGTGTGTGTCCAGATTTTATATTCCTAATCCCAGTAAGGAAGAAAGCGTAGTGTGGGAGAGGAGAGAGCTGATGACTGCAGTTCTCAAAGGTCCTCAGTGAAGTTATTTTGGAGGCCCTGGTGGTCACAGGATCAGAAGGCAAGGGATAGGCAGTGGTCACCAATGGTTGAAAGTATGGCTTGTCCCATTTCTTCCTGTTCTCTTTTTCTAGCTTCCACATCAGCTTCCTTTTTTGAGAACATATAGAAGAAGAAGGCTAAGAGATGGTGAAGAGACTGCATGATTAAACTAGATAGACCTGGTATACAGTCACTGAACTAGTAGAtgtcaataattattatttttaaaaatttttatttgttggccgggcatggtggctcacgcctgaaatcccagcactttgggaggccaaggtgggcggatcatgaggtcaggagatcgagaccatcctggccaacatggtgaaaccccatctgtactaaaatacaaacaagtaGCTGGTTGTGGCgccgcatgcctgtagtcccagctactcgggaggctgaggcaggggaattgcttgaacccgggaggcggagtttgccagcctggcaacagaacaagactctgtctaaaaagaaaaaaaaatttttttgtttaagacagcatcttgctctgtctcccaggctggagcgtagtaatgcaatcatagctcactgcagcctggaactccttggctcaagcaatcctgctgccttggcctcccaagtatgtaggactacaggtactcgccaccacacctggataattaaaaaattatttctgtagagatgaagtctcactgtgttgcccagcctgggtgtcaataattattttttaaaaaaaatttttaaaaaggttttttgagacagattcttgctctgtcacccaggctggagtgcagtagcatgatcagggatcactgcaacctctgcctcctgggttcaagcgattcttgtgcctaagccacctgagcagctgggattacaggtgcatgccaccatgcctggctaattttggtatttttagtagagatgaggttttgccattttggtcaggctggaatttttttttttttaattttgataagacAGGGTattgccgtgttggccagactggtctcaaactcctgggctgaaacaatcctcccgccttggcctcccaaagtgctgggattataggcacaagacACCACAATAATTATTGCCTGTAtgtcaattattattttaaaatattgttgtaTTTACTTAATGTCTTTAATGCATTTGCCCAATATTTTACATTGTACTGCTCAGAGGTATTCCTTTATTATGTGGTTAGCATAGGTTATACTTTGCTGACGATTCACATTTTATTAGTTTGGTTATGTTTTgtccttttaaaacattttcttttgagatgggggtcttgctctgttgcccacgcaggagtgcagtggcatgctctcagctcactgcagccctgactgcctaggctccagcaatcttcttacgtcagcctccagagtagctgggaccgcaggcacttgccaccacgccccactaaaaattttttaaattgttgcctTTCTTGAAGTGTTCTCTGCCTGTCTTTGTcacaaaatttcatttttctcatagtTAATTTCATCTCTCCGGTAAGATTTTATTGGTGTTTCTTTTATAACTTTGCAGTTCTTACACCGTTTGGTGATTTTCATGTTTCTTAGAAACTTTAAACCTTTAACTTCAAACATTAAAATACAAGTCTTTTAAGTACATGAGTGCTTAGAAATGTACATAATGTTTATATACACTTATGCCTTACATTAAAGTCCAATATGAGAAATACATGTTTAacattcaataataattttaaaaatttgagaaataaactCTCATAAATGCACACATTTTTATAAACTTGCTACTTGTCTGCTGttgattttaacatttatataaattactaGTTGTGGATTTCATGTGATCACTGGGGGCTTGAACATTCATGGAATGGAGTGGTCCTATGAAATCTTTTCCCAGTTGAACCTCAGGGGGTGCATGCCCAAGTATTCACATGTATTttctaaagtatatatatatataaaatatatattgtatttcaTTCAATCTAAGATGCTGTCAAGATAAGacatattgttattttgtttactatattagtctgttttcatgctgctgataaagacatactcaagactgggaagaaaaagaggtttaatggacttacagttccacatgggtggggaggcctcacaatcatggtggaaggcaaggaggagaaagtcacttcttacatggatggtggcaggcaaggagagagagcttgtgcagggaaactcccatttttaaaacgatcagatcttgtgagactcattcactatcaccagaacagcacagaaaagacccactgccataatccaatcacctcccaccaggttcctcccacaacacatgggaattgtgggagttacaattcaaggtgagatttgggtggggacacagccaaaccatatcatttaccattatgaaagagaaaatgctGCAAATTGTCTGatacaatactttaaaaaatcacattgacAATAAGCTTCATTCTGATTTTAGAGTTGAGATGTGGACAATATGTGTCTTAGAAGTGATGAAGTATGATGTTTGTGTGATAAGTGAACTGAACGAGGCTAATTCTCTGTGAAACGagagtttgaaaaataaatcctATGATGgtacatgcatatatttattaaacaagtgTTTATTGAAGGTCTATCATGTATTGGCTACTTATTGTAAAGATACCCGTGAACCGTGCCAATAAGGTTTAGATTCTGCAGGAACAGGAATTTTCCTTTGGGCTTCTCTTAGTACACCACCAGGCACTCCACAGATGCTCAGTAGATGCTTACTGAAAAGGCATACTTGAGGCATTTTCATTCAAACAGAAGGTGAATCCTAGCTTTAAAATTCAAGTATTTAATATTTGCACTAGAGgaactttagaatattttttccattataataaaagtaatgtGTATTTATTGTAAGAAGAAAAGACAATACTAAAACAATTCATATATACAAAGAGTAGCCATAATTATTAGTTTGGtgaatgtattagtctgttctagcattgctataaggaactacctgagactgggtaatttataaagaaaagaggtttaattgactcacaggtcagcaggctgtacaggaagcatgcctgggaggcctcaggaagcttacaatcatggcagaaggtggagacAAACCAGGCATGTCTTacgtggccagagcaggaggaagagagagaaggggaagctgctacacacttttaaacaaccaggtctgttgagaactcactatcatgatacCAGCAAGGGGGAATCTGCCCCCATCATCCAATCaccaccaggcctctcctccaacatgggggattacaatttgatataagatttgggcggggacacaaatccaaaccatatcagtgtagatgtttctaaagaaaaaaatatataatgtaatctCATTTTTTGGAAacacatatttgcatatataaattTCTAAAGATATCTTCAGGCAAATGCTTTCATAAAATGAAGCCTTCTGTTCTAGAATGAGTAATTACTGCTCTCTCCCCCAAACATGGCAGGCttataaaatctgatttttaaatatttatttgctcatCTTAAATCCAGACCCAAATCCACTGGCATAATTGGCAGAACATTCCTAAGAATATTGGCTTCTAAGTATTGTCTTCAGTTGGTGTGTATAGAAATGGACCCCTGAAGAGTGAAGAAGGGCTTTGGGATATAAATGCTGATTAGGAATGACACTGTAGGTcaaatggttttttttgtttgtttttttgtttttgagatggagtcttgctctgtttcccaggatggagtgcaacagcgtgatcctggctcactgcaaactctgcctcccaggttcaagcgattctcctgcctcagcctgccgagtagctgggattacaggtgcccaccaccacgcccagctaatttttgtatttttggtagagatggggttttgccatgttggtcaggctgatcttgaacttctgacctcaggtgatctgccagcctcggcctcccaaagtggtgggattataggcgtgagccaccgagcccagctggTTAAGTGTTTTTATGGGTCATGAAGCTTTCGTCATAAGTAGCTGAAGTATCctaatagcaattttttttttttgagatggagtctcactctgttgcctaggttggagtgcagtggtgcaatctaggctcactgcagcctctgcctcctgggttcaagtgattctcttgcctcagcctcctgagtagctgggtagctgggattataggtgcctgccaacaagccccagctaatttttgtattttagtagagacagggtttcaccatgttggccaggctggtcttgaactcctgacctcaggtgatctgcccacctcggcctcccaaagtgctgggattacaagcatgagccaccacatccggccctaATTGGGATTTTACAGAACTATTTTTGTGGCTTTTCAGTAACAATTTTCCTGTAGTAAAGATCTTGGTATTTGAAGAAACCTTTTTTCACATTATgatttcagaaaaagaatttctagaatacaaagaaaatttttattctaataattgCTATCAGTCAAAGttgaatgaagaaaagagaaaccatGTTAATTAtttcaagcagaagaaatttAATGCGGGGAATTGGTTAACCCAGAGATTAATACTTTGAGAAAAGAGCTAACATCTTAGGTATTGAGAGAATATAAGGGGAGAAGTGATGTTATCAAAATCTAGGATCTTGGAGAAGTATCTGGAGGACTGATGCTTGGATTTCTGATTGATTTGTGATGCTTTGTGGTTAGGGCTTGGGCATCCCAAGGGATGGGGCCAGCTGGTGCTCAGACTGCCACATGGGGTTGAGGGACAGCCGTGGCGGCTGCAGCTGGTCCCTCGGATGGGGTACATTGAAGTAGGAGGCTTGTTGTGCACTGCTGCTGGAGAGATGTCAACTCACGCTAGAAGTGCTAAGTGAGTTTCTTCTCAGTACCTCCCATCTTCCTATTTCTTGCCCGTGTTTTCCATTGGTGGAAGCTAACTGAGAACCAGTTGATGAGAGAGTCTGAGAAGTAGGTGTGACTCCTAGCTCCAGCCTTATGGTGTGGTATCTGAAAAGGTGGGCTTGAAGCTTATAGACAACAGAGAAATAACTGGCAAATGCATCGTGTGTTTAAGCATAATAATGTAGAACTTTGGCCTTTAGGGATTCACACCTACAGTTTCAACTGTACCATAAGCAGCCTACCACTCCATTACATATTgtaatttgtagttttctttttcttttcttttctttttttttgagacagagtttcactctgtcgcccaggctggagtgcagtggcacaatctcagctcactgtagcctctgcctctcgggttcaaaccattctcctgcctcaccctcccaagtagctagggctacaggtgtgagccaccatgcccaggtaatttttgtatttttagtagagatggggtttccctatgttggccagtctggtcttgaactcctggcctcaagcgatccacctgcctcagcctcccatagtgctgggattacaggtgtgagccactgcccccagctagtaatttgtatttttcttaaggcACAAATTCAAATCATGTTCCATTAGGTGGGTATGCTGAGTGACTTGGCTGCGAAACCTAGCACCCTTGTGCCAGTGAAGTTTTCTCTGTTCCTGTTAGCAATGCTTACGAAGTGTCTaacatttttttgtgttgttgatGGAGGTGAGGGAGGAATGAGGAACTCCAAGAAGGTGTGGAGCAGTGGCTCAGCTCTGAATTCGGTGAGTTCGCTCTACATTTCATAACAGAGGTTCCAAGAGTTCATGGATGCATCTGGTCAATACGATGAGTTGAATTTGTTGTCATGAATTATAAATGGGAAAATTTCTCCTTAAAATTGggattttagcttttttttttctttttttgcctgaaaaaaattgaaagattcaGTGATATTGGGCCCACATTCTCTCAAGAAAACAATTTGCTGAATCCGGTAGTGGACAGAGACACCCGTCAGCCCCCAGGGTTCCACTTTCCTCATTTAGGCCTTTTCATGTGCCGGTTTCTCCCTTTTGACATCCAGATTGCAACCCCTACTCTACAAGTAAAAAGAAAGTGATTCATGAAATTATTTTAGTGAGTACCCCGGAAAGTACAAACATTGCCTTTTCTGTTGGAAATTTTATGTTCTCGGGGGTTCATCAATTAGGATTCTCTTGGATACAAATGATAGAAACACAATTTGAACCACCTGGGCAAAAGTGAGCTAATTGGCTTTTACAACCAAAGTACATAAAGACAGTGGTGGGAGCTGACCCCAGGGAAGGCCAAAGCCAGAGATTCCAACAACTTCATTTTCTCAGACTGCCTTCTGCACAGGGCTGGAACGATGGATGCCTGTGTTCCTCTTAATCGGATAGAAAAAGGGTCTCTCCTAGTAACACTGAGAAAAAAATGCTGGAAAAAATCAATAGAGTGCCCAGCTGGTATCTTGTGCATGTCACTGAACCAGTCT is part of the Homo sapiens chromosome 18, GRCh38.p14 Primary Assembly genome and harbors:
- the HRH4 gene encoding histamine H4 receptor isoform 2 (isoform 2 is encoded by transcript variant 2); the protein is MPDTNSTINLSLSTRVTLAFFMSLVAFAIMLGNALVILAFVVDKNLRHRSSYFFLNLAISDFFVVSESWKDEGSECEPGFFSEWYILAITSFLEFVIPVILVAYFNMNIYWSLWKRDHLSRCQSHPGLTAVSSNICGHSFRGRLSSRRSLSASTEVPASFHSERQRRKSSLMFSSRTKMNSNTIASKMGSFSQSDSVALHQREHVELLRARRLAKSLAILLGVFAVCWAPYSLFTIVLSFYSSATGPKSVWYRIAFWLQWFNSFVNPLLYPLCHKRFQKAFLKIFCIKKQPLPSQHSRSVSS
- the HRH4 gene encoding histamine H4 receptor isoform 1 (isoform 1 is encoded by transcript variant 1), with the translated sequence MPDTNSTINLSLSTRVTLAFFMSLVAFAIMLGNALVILAFVVDKNLRHRSSYFFLNLAISDFFVGVISIPLYIPHTLFEWDFGKEICVFWLTTDYLLCTASVYNIVLISYDRYLSVSNAVSYRTQHTGVLKIVTLMVAVWVLAFLVNGPMILVSESWKDEGSECEPGFFSEWYILAITSFLEFVIPVILVAYFNMNIYWSLWKRDHLSRCQSHPGLTAVSSNICGHSFRGRLSSRRSLSASTEVPASFHSERQRRKSSLMFSSRTKMNSNTIASKMGSFSQSDSVALHQREHVELLRARRLAKSLAILLGVFAVCWAPYSLFTIVLSFYSSATGPKSVWYRIAFWLQWFNSFVNPLLYPLCHKRFQKAFLKIFCIKKQPLPSQHSRSVSS